GATTCTCCAGGAGGTGCATCATGTGATTCGGCAGGATGAATTTAGCAATCTGTATCCTGAAGCCTTTGATTATATTGGAAATTACAGTAAGGATAATAGTATTGGGAAATACCTGGAACTAATACAACAGTGTAAAAAGGCAGTACAAATTCCGGTGATTGCCAGCATAAATTGTTTTACAACAGATGAATGGATTTCTTATGCTAAAAAAATGGAGGTTGCTGGTGCGGATGCCATTGAACTCAATGTATTTGTTTTGCCTTCTGATCCCATGAGAAACTCAGAAAGAAATGAGAAACTATATTTTTCAATCATGGAGGCCGTATTGAAACAAGTGAGGATTCCGGTTTCATTGAAGATTTCGTATTATTTCTCTGCCCTGGCTGAAACTGCCCGAAAACTGGATTGGGCCGGAGCCAAAGGTCTTGTTTTATTTAACCGGTTCTATTCTCCGGATATTGATGTCGACTCATTGAAAATCATACCTTCTCATGTTTTTAGTGATCCTACAGAGATTTCTATACCATTGCGCTGGATCGCTTTACTTTCCGGAGCTGTTAATTGCGATATTGTTGGATCAACTGGTGTATTTACCGGGAAAGATATAGTCAAATTAATTCTCGCAGGAGCTTGTGCCGTTGAGGTAGTTAGTACGATATACAAAAATGGGAACGATCAGATACCCCTGATGATCAAGGAACTAGAAGAGTGGATGGTCACGAAGGGTTTTAACTCAATTTCAGATTTCAAAGGGAAACTTTCTTATAAGCAGGCTGAAAACCCTGCCGCATACGAAAGGGTGCAGTTTATGAAACACTTTGCAGGTATTGAATAGAAGTATTGCAGATAGTATACTTTTCAAAACGTTTGTTCAGACAAGCAAAACTGATAATTCTCCGGTTAACCATTCGTAACAAGGCGTAACTATGGGGCTTCGATTCCTCAAAGTATATCTCTATTCAATGCTTGCCATGCTCTTCTGGGGCCTGTCATTCGTGTGGTTCAAACAAGTTGTGGTGCAGTATCAACCCATAACCATTATCTGGTTTCGATTACTGGTTTCCAGTGGCTTACTTCTTCTCTTCCTCTTTGTAACTAAAAAGCTCGAATTCATCCACAATAAAGACATTAAGTGGTTCCTGCTCCTTGCTTTCACTCAGCCTTTCTGCTATTTTCTGGGAGAAAGTTTTGGGCTGAGCCTGGTATCCAGCACGGTTTCAGCAGTTATTATCTCTACGATTCCTT
This sequence is a window from Bacteroidales bacterium. Protein-coding genes within it:
- a CDS encoding dihydroorotate dehydrogenase-like protein, which codes for MVNLHTTFMGLKLKNPLIIGSSGLTNSVENIVEFEKKGAAAVVLKSLFEEQILQEVHHVIRQDEFSNLYPEAFDYIGNYSKDNSIGKYLELIQQCKKAVQIPVIASINCFTTDEWISYAKKMEVAGADAIELNVFVLPSDPMRNSERNEKLYFSIMEAVLKQVRIPVSLKISYYFSALAETARKLDWAGAKGLVLFNRFYSPDIDVDSLKIIPSHVFSDPTEISIPLRWIALLSGAVNCDIVGSTGVFTGKDIVKLILAGACAVEVVSTIYKNGNDQIPLMIKELEEWMVTKGFNSISDFKGKLSYKQAENPAAYERVQFMKHFAGIE